In a genomic window of Magnolia sinica isolate HGM2019 chromosome 16, MsV1, whole genome shotgun sequence:
- the LOC131229629 gene encoding transcription factor bHLH84-like: MDPIGALSELNWSSFSGVATADDEAEFMSQLLGGCPFMNAKDCDPSVGVSSAFWSGYESTSIAIGDENVHYNCEDVMNSSLQCWPQENTSSLFCKNYHLGDANSVSLMNDGTAMMDICMVDEENISSSLQLIGGNVFEDACLNEEMNCDGLGEHCPEPSGAVVLSNQIPQSKRKLKAPEFNEVTMDRNSADPSENPKKKTRVSGDAQRNGKKPQSKKNHKLLRTADEEESNAAMNGQSSSSYSSDDDSIASQELNGGPSSSSKESSALISSGKTRASRGSATDPQSLYARKRRERINERLRILQNLVPNGTKVDISTMLEEAVQYVKFLQLQIKLLSSNDLWMYAPIAYNGMDIGWLEAKTSTPR, from the exons ATGGACCCCATAGGAGCATTGTCTGAGCTAAATTGGAGCTCGTTCAGTGGAGTGGCGACAGCTGATGATGAGGCTGAATTCATGTCGCAGTTGCTTGGTGGCTGTCCGTTTATGAATGCGAAAGATTGCGATCCGAGTGTCGGGGTGTCGTCGGCTTTTTGGTCTGGTTATGAATCTACGAGCATTGCGATTGGTGATGAGAATGTGCATTACAATTGTGAGGATGTGATGAATTCTAGCCTGCAATGCTGGCCACAAGAGAACACTAGTAGTCTATTCTGCAAAAATTATCACTTGGGTGATGCTAATTCGGTCTCGCTGATGAATGATGGGACCGCGATGATGGACATTTGTATGGTGGATGAGGAAAATATCAGCTCGTCGCTGCAGTTGATTGGCGGTAATGTATTCGAAGATGCTTGCTTGAATGAAGAGATGAACTGTGATGGTTTGGGAGAGCACTGTCCAGAGCCATCAGGAGCTGTCGTTCTTTCCAATCAGATACCGCAGTCAAAAAGAAAACTTAAGGCGCCTGAATTCAATGAGGTGACGATGGATAGAAACAGTGCCGACCCATCTGAGAATCCAAAGAAGAAAACTCGAGTTTCAGGAGAT GCCCAAAGGAATGGGAAGAAGCCCCAATCAAAGAAGAATCACAAGCTTCTTAGGACTGCTGATGAGGAAGAGAGCAATGCTGCTATGAATGGTCAGAGCTCTAGCAGCTATTCTTCCGATGACGATTCGATTGCTTCCCAAGAACTCAATGGAGGACCAAGCTCAAGCTCTAAAGAGTCTTCAGCTCTCATTTCGAGCGGAAAAACAAGAGCCAGTCGAGGGTCAGCGACCGATCCTCAAAGCCTCTACGCAAGG aaaagaagagagagaatcaACGAACGGTTGAGGATCTTACAGAACTTGGTCCCGAACGGAACGAAA GTAGACATAAGCACCATGCTTGAAGAAGCAGTTCAGTATGTGAAGTTCTTGCAGCTTCAAATTAAG CTCTTGAGCTCTAATGATCTATGGATGTATGCTCCCATCGCTTACAATGGGATGGACATCGGATGGCTCGAAGCGAAGACGTCCACACCACGATGA